CGGAGATGTATGAGAAGAGAATGAAAAAGCTTGAATTAGCGGATAAGGAAATACCAATTACAGACAAGGTTAGATTATATGGACCAGAGAGTGCGGACATAACTCTGGTTGGTTGGGGATCAACAAAGGGCGTTTTACTGGATGTAATGAACATACTAAGCAAGGAGGGTTACAGGGTTAATTTCCTGCAACTTAAGATGTTCATACCATTCCCAAGCGAGTTTGTAAGGAATGTATTAAGTAAGAGCCAGGTAATAATTGATATTGAGTCGAACTACGAGGCACAGGCAGCGAGTATTATTAGGGAGAAGACCGGCATTGAGATTAGGTACAAGGCGGTTAAGGTCACTGGGAGACCAATATTTGTTGATGAGGTTTACGAAGCAGTCAAGAAAATATTGAAGGATAAGGATGAGAAAATAATACTGATGAAAGGACCTTAATCACTTAAATTATTGTTAATGTTCTCAATTCTAAAACATTTATATCAGTACTCTACACAATAATCATATGAAAGCAGTTACTGTCATCCCAGGCATACCAGAATCGCTGAGATTAATGGACGTTTCTAAGCCGAACCCTAATAAGGGGCAGGTCCTACTTAAACCAATTAGGGTTGGTGTTTGCGGCACGGATAAGGAGATCATTGAGGGCAGATATGGTAAGGCTCCCGAGGGTAACCAATATCTGATTCTTGGTCATGAGGCAGTTGCCGAGGTTGTTGAGATTGGTGATGGTGTTGATAATGCGGGTGTTGGGGACATAGTCGTACCAACAGTAAGGAGACCACTGAATTGCGACTTACCCGTGGACTTCTGCCCAGTTGGTCATTACCTGGAACACGGGATTTGGGGTTTACACGGCCATGCAGCTGAGTACTCAGTGACTGATGCCAAGTACCTGGTTAAGGTGCCCAAGGAGATTGTTGATGTTGCGGTGCTCACAGAACCACTCTCGGTGGTTGAGAAGGGGATTGACATGGCCATGAGGATTGGGCAGGCTAGGTTTGATTGGAAACCAAGGACCGCGTTGGTGCTCGGCGCTGGGCCCGTGGGGTTATTAGCCACGATGGTTCTCAGACTTATGGGCTTAAGCACGGTGACAACAGCCACAAGGCCGCCAGACAGCCTAAAGGCAAAGCTCGTTAAGGAGCTTGGTGGTACATACGTAGACTCGGCGGTTGGGCAGATAAGTGGTGAATTTGATATTGTGGTTGAGGCCACTGGATCGCCACAAGTGATTAATGAGGGGCTTGGGCACATAGCACCCAATGGTGTTTATGTCCTACTCGGTGTATATCCAAGCGGTGGTTCTCTGAATAACCTCGGCGAATTAATGACAAGTGTCGTGCTTAACAATAAGGTGATTGTAGGCTCAGTAAACGCAGGCATTAAACACTTCGAAATGGCACTGGAACACCTAAGGAGAGCTAAGGATGAATTCAACAATTGGCCCGCCAAGTTAATAACAAAGAGAGCTAACCTAAGTAATTATCAGGAGGCATACACGTGGACTCATGACGATATAAAGACAGTGCTAGAGATTATTCAGTCGTAAAATTACGACAACATGCATCCAAGCTTGTTATTTATACCTAAGCCATCATAGAGCAGCTTACAGCCCTTGAGCATCTCCTTAATGACTGGGTCATCAAGATCATCAATACTAAGTATAGTTAGGTCTAGGAATAAACCCTCGGGCTTTAGTGAACGAAGCCTCAATAACTCACTATGCACATCAGATACCTGCCTAAGTATTACAGCAACATCATAGTCACTATTAGGTAAGTAATCACCACGGGCTCTAGAACCAAAGAGCACAATAGTGCTCTCAGGCAACTCCTGAATCAACCTATTCACATACTCCTTGAGAGCCTTATCTCCATCCTCGACGTACTTAGCCAGAGTCCTTAGAAACTGACTTAACAAATTCAATGAGTCTCCTCGCATACTCAACACACCTAACTGCAGTATCCTCATTATAAACCCTGGGCTTCCTGCCAGGATACCTGGCTAACGTATACTCACCGCTCAGGGCATCTGCATATAAGTAAAGTTCCATAGGCACATCAACACCTAAGGATTTAATGGTCCTTAATAACTCAGCTAAGTCGTGAGTGAATGGGTAAGTACCTACCTTAGCCATTAAGAATCCCTTTAAGTAAAGTTCTGCGGCTTGTTGGGCTTAGAAGCATGATAGCCAATAGAGTCCGTCATTTACATGATTCTCTGCATCCTTAAGAAAGGCATCACCTTCTCAATCCATTCGCTAGGTAGGTTCATTACTTACCAGTAATTATATATAAATAATTAAGAATAAAAGGAATTATGCAAGCAAGCACTGATATTATTATTAACACAAGTAAGTATAATAGGTTATTAGTTCTCTACATAATGAGACATAGTCATGAAGATCACTGATGTAATCACATACGTAGCCAGGGCCTATGTGGGAAAACCAGTTACTGGGTTTAGGGGACCCTATGAGGAGGTTGCATCGAAGATTAGTCATGGATTCACCGCAGTCTATGTTAAGGTAGTTACTGACGAGGGATTGATAGGCTGGGGCGAGGCAATAGCTAGGGAGGCTCCTGAGGCCACGGCATCCGTTATTAACGCATTATTTAAGCCAATGCTGATCGGAAAGGACCCTCTGGATAATGAGGTTCTTTGGGAACAATTATTCTCTGCCATGAGGATCCGCGGGCATTACGCTGGTTATTATGTTGAGGCCTTGTCAGGTATTGACCTAGCCCTATGGGACATCAAGGGTAAATACCTTGGTAAACCAGTGTATAAATTGTTAGGTGGCGCCTTTAGGGATAAGGTTAGGGCCTACGCATCATCAGTATTGTTCATGAGTCCCGAAGATACTGTTAAGGAGGTGGAAAGGTTGGTTCAAAGTGGGTTTAAGTACGTTAAAGTTAAGATTGGTAGAGGTTATGATGTGGATAAGGCCGTTATAAAGGCAATAAGGGATTCGCTAGGTAATGATGTTGAGATCATGGTTGACGCAAACACGGCGTACAACGTCTCAACGGCCATTAAGGTCGGTAGAATGCTCGAGAAGTATGATGTGCTTTGGTTCGAGGAGCCAGTACCACCTGATAATATTGAGGCTTACTCGAGGATAGCCAGGGCACTTGATATACCAATAGCCGCAGCCGAGACACTATTCACTAAGTATCAATGGCTTGAGTTCATGATTAAGGAGGCCGTGGACATAGCAATGCCTGACATAGCCAGAGTCGGCGGTATAACCGAGGCCATGAAGATAGCAGCACTTGCTGATTCCTTTGGAATACCAATGACATTCCACGTAGGCCTATCAGGTATTGGCTGCAGGGCAGCCACACTGCAGTTTACTGCTTCATTACCAAACCACGTAATATTTACACCAACCTATGAGCACTACTACATAGAGAAAAATCCATTAGCCTATGAAATAACCAAGGAACCGGTGGAAGTATTTAAGGGTGATTATGTAGAAATATCAAATAAACCAGGACTTGGTATAGAGATGAATGAGGAAAAATTAAGGAAGTATACAGAGGCCTAACCTTATATATTTAAATAATTTACTTAATAATCTTCTGGTCAAGTGACAAAATTAATTCTATAAAGAGGAATATAGAAAGATAAATAAAATTCTTCATAGATTTTAACAAAAACTAGGTTTAATCATTAAAATTAAACTCGTTAGCTACACTAACAACTGTTAGATATAGAATATAAAAATAAGCAGGTAATCGTTTTAGCGTGAGGATTTTTAGACTAACCAATAAAGGTTGGGTTGGAAACTTTGCAATAATAAATAATAAAATCTACGTATTATTAAGTGACCCAATAACCGCATTAAAGATTTATTCCGAAGGTAAGGACATACCATTAGGTCCCGAGGTAAGCATCAGTCTTGATGATTTACTTAATAAAGATTACACGTTTAAGGACCTTAGATTTACTAAGCCTTATGACCCACCTGAGGTTTGGGGTAGCGGTATAGTCTACGAAGTAGCCAGGGCTAGGTATAGCGAAGAGGATGTAGCCATGATAAAGGGTAGGACCATTTATGAGCTTGTTTATGACGCAGAGAGACCAGAAATCTTCTTTAAAGGTACAGCAAATAGGTGTGTCGGACATGGTGAACCCATAGCTATTAGAACTGATTCTGAATGGACTCTGCCTGAACCTGAACTCGGTGTGGTTATTGATTCCAGCGGTAAAATACTGGCTTATACTATTAGCGATGATGTTTCTGCAAGGGATCTAGAAGCGCAAAATCCACTTTACCTACCTCAATCAAAGATTTATAATGGCTCATGCGCCATAGGACCATTCCTAGTAACTCCAGACGAGATTGGTAATCCATACAGCCTTGATATATCAATGAGAATAATAAGAAACGGCCAAGTAATATATGAAGGCAGCATTAATACTTCAAGAATGAGGAGAAGAATTGAGGACCAAATAAAGTACTTAATTAGAAATAATAGTGTGCCTGACGGAACATTACTCAGCACAGGAACAGCAATAGTTCCCGGTAAAGATAAAGGATTGAAACATAGCGATATTGTAGAAATAACAATAACAAAACTGGGGATCCAAAGGACCCCTGTTGTAAAGCTTAATCTTTAGTCTATTATATTTTAATACTGGTAAAATTTAAAAATAGGTTAAAAAACAAGTAATACGATGCATGAGAAAGGTATATATATATAGGTCGTTATACTATGCCCAAGGATAGAGAATACTACGAAATCAGAAATCCTGCAGATACTAGGCAGATAATATCAAAATTTCCCAAATTAGCTAGGGATGATGTTAAAGCCGCAATCTCGATTGCTAAGGATGCATTTCAAAAATGGAGTAAGACTTTACCTGTTGAAAGGGCTAAAATACTCTATAAGACTGCAGAAATTATTGAGTCAAGGGCAAATGATTTGGCTAGGTTATTAACAATGGAGGAGGGTAAGACTCTTAATGATAGTGTGTTTGAGGTTGTCAGAACGGCGAACTTACTTAGATTTTATGCTGGTTTGATAACGAGAGCTCAGGGTAAGGTAATACCGTCTCAAGATAGGAACACGATAATACTTACCACCAGAGAGCCTCTTGGTGTAATTGCCGTAATTACACCCTGGAACTTCCCACTATCATTACCTGCATGGAAAGTAATACCAGCCATAGCCACTGGTAATACTGTAGTTTGGAAGCCAGCCAGTATAACCCCAACAATTGCTCTTGAACTCGTTAAGGTATTCTACGAAGCCGGATTACCAGAGGGTGTTTTGAACCTTGTAACGGGTCCTGCCAGTGAGGTTGGTGATGAGTTAGTAACAAATAAGGAGATAGATGCCATAACATTCACAGGCTCACTGCAGACTGGGAAGGAAATTAATGAAAAGATTGGTAGGCAAAACAGGTTTATTAGGATACAACTTGAGCTAGGTGGTAAGAATGCTACGATTCTTTCAAAGAATGGTGATGCCGACTTAGCCATTGAATTGACTGTTAGGTCCGCCTTTGGCTTAACTGGGCAGGCCTGTACAGCTACATCAAGGTTCTTGGTGCCTGAGGATATGCATGATGAGGTATTGAATAAGTTAGTAGAAAGGACGAAGAAGGTTGTTGTTGGTAATGGGTTAAAGAATGGCGTTGACATGGGTCCATTAGCAAGTAGGGAGCAGTATGAGAAGGTTCTGAGCTATATAGAGATTGGTAAGAATGAAGGTGCTAAGCTTGTTTATGGTGGGCAACCAATTAGAGGAGATGAGGAGTTTGATTATGGGTATTTTGTTATGCCGACAATATTTGACCAGGTAACTTCGGATATGAGAATAGCTAAGGAGGAGATATTTGGCCCGGTACTGGCTGTTATGACTTATAGGACACTTGATGAGGCGATAGATATCGTTAACTCCACGGAATATGGATTAATCGCTGGCATAATAACTAAGGATATAAGTGAGGCAGCAAGGTTTGCTGAAAACGTTAAGGCCGGTGTAATAAAGGTGAATAAGCCAACAATAGGGTTAGAACCCTGGGTACCCTACGGCGGTGTGAAGAGTTCAGGAAATGACGTATATAAGGAGATGGGTGAGGAAGCCATAGAATTCTTTACAAAAATAAAGGCAACATACATAGGATACTAATCCTTATTCTTAACTTGATAAAAATTATAATTTTCCTAAATTAGGTATAAAATTTAGGATGCTAAGCAAGGAAGACCTTCAAAAGATCCAAACAAAAAATGTCTTAAGACATCTTTATATATGTTATATAATACTAATACCTTAATTATTAATTTTACTCTACATTTATATTTAATTATTTCTTTGCTTAATAGCCACCGTGAATAGCCCTTTGATATAACCGATACTGTAAATTCTTCCTAGGTATGAATAGCCTGGTACGAACTCAACATCATTCTCAAGAGTCGGTGTATGATCAACCCTCAAGTACCACTCATGATCTATCTCAAGAAGTGCCTTTGCGGCTTTCACAAGGTCAGTCTTACCCTCACCGATCAAGGTCTCAACGAAGTTATACTTATCGCCCTGAACATCCCTGAAGTGAACAAAGTAGATCCTATCCTTCAACTTCCTAATTGCATTAGCAATATCATCAGTCATCAACGTGAAATTACCCATACAGAAGGTTATGCCGTTATGCTCACTCTTAACGAGAGCCATCAACTTCTCAAAGGCTTCCACACTATTCATAATCCTTGGAATACCTCTATAATCAGGTATTGGTGGGTCATCAGGGTGTATCGCTAATTTGACGTCATACTGCTCAGCAATAGGTATTATGTATTCAAGGAAATCCTTAAGATTCCTCCACAAGTCCTCGTGAGTAACCTTACCAACACGCTTAAGTATTGCCGGTTCAGGCGCATTCTTAATATCATCAATACTGAATCCTGTCACGTACATACCGCCCCTACCTTGAATATGAGTCCTAGTCCTGGACCATAGGATGCCAGCCATCCAATTATAGATCCAAATTTTAATACCCAACTTACCCATATTCTCAATAAGCCTAGCCACAGCATCCAACTCCTCTTCCTTCAACTCCCTAATACCAAGCCTAACACCATCCATTGGAGGATTATCCTCAATAGCCACAAGCCTAAGCCCATTCTCTTCAAGCATCTGTTTATAACGCATCAACGGTTCATAATCCCACGGCTTCTCCTCCTCAACCTGTCTCCAATCCCTAAACCACCTAGGCAAAACACCATCAACATAGTCAACACCCAACTGCTTAAGAGCACGCCAAAACCAACTGGGCCTATTCTCAAGTATTATTTCTGCAAATTTAGGTTCCATATACTAAACCAAGCGTTTAATAAGTAAATCAGAGATATAAATATGTAGTTTAACCGGTGAACAGTACAAGTTAGGAGATAAGTATCATTAAACTTTAAGTGACCTCTTAAATAATCCTTAATATTCCACGTTAATATACTCTTTTAAGTAGCGCACTATCTTACCACGAATTATGAAGTTATATCAATTAAGTATCTTAGGTATTAAATGATACATTTATGATTATGATAATATTATATGTAAGATAAAATCCTTAATAGGTTTAAGATATGCTTCAGGATAATGGCACTCTTCGGTTGGGTTGGTAAGGTGTTATATATTGATTTAAGTAATGATAAGGTGTGGATTGAAAATGTTGATCCCGAGATTTATGATAAGGTACTTGGTGGCGAAGGTTTTGCTGCCTACGTGATTTATAAGAGGTTGAGGGAAATAAAGGGTCCGCTTAATCCGTCAAATGTGTTGGTATTTGCGAGTGGTCCTTTGACCAGTGATTTGATTCCGCAGAGCGGTAGGGTTTCTGTTGGTTTCATATCGCCGTTGACAGGCATATGGGGCTCTGCGCACATAGGTACTAGGTTTGCATATGAGATGAAGAGGGCTGGCTTTGATGCGATTGTTGTACTTGGCAGGGCTGAGAGACATGTTTATGTTTATGTTAAGGATGACATTGCGGACATTAGGGATGCCAGTAAGTACTGGGGTTTAGATATTATTGAGACCGTTCATGCATTAAGGAGAGACCTTAATGACCAATCAATTAGAGTATTAGCTATAGGGCCTGCGGGGGAGCACTTAGTTAAGTTTTCAACAATAGCTAATGAGGAAGGTATTGGCGGTAGGGCAGGTGGTGGTGCTGTCATGGGTAGTAAGAACCTAAAGGCAATAGTAGTGAAGGGTACAAAGCCAATAGAGTTTGCCTACCCAGAGGAGTTGAGGAAATACGTTAGGGATCTAAACGCAAGGCTTGGTAGTTCCGCCAGAGGTGTGTCGCTTAGGAAGTTTGGTAGTGCTGGGAGCGTTGGGATCTATAACGAAATCGGCAACATACCAGTGAGGAACTTTGCCTGGGGTAGGTGGGATGATAATGAAGTATTCAAAATAACTGGCGAGACCATGGCAAAGACAATACTCGAGAGACCATACCCATGCACCACATGCCCAGTGGCCTGCAAGAGATTCGTCAGGGTAAAGCCAGGAAAGTGGTTCGATAAGGAATTTAGGGGTTTAGGGCCTGAGTACGAGACAATATCACTATTCGGTACAAACCTACTACTCAGTGATTTGGAGGCCATAGCGAGGATGAATGAGGATTGCGATAGACTTGGTCTCGACACAATATCCACGGGCAATGTCATAGGCTTCATATTTGAGGCTGCAGAAAGGGGATTAATAAGTAAGGAGATTGAGGGTTTAAGGCTCGAGTGGGGTAATGCGGATACTGTAATTAAGCTAATACGAAAAATAGCGTATAGGGAGGGTATCGGTGATTTATTGGCTGAGGGTGTTAGAAGGGTTTCGGAGAAGATTGGTGGGCAGGACTTTGCAGTTCATGTTAAGGGTCTTGAGATGCCTGCCCATGATGGTAGGGCATTCTTCGCCCATGCTCTCAGCTTCGTGACAATAAATAGAGGCGCTGATCACCTTGGATGGCCTCACATGCCCTGGAGAGGAATCGCAGTACCCGAACTTGGTATTGATGCTCGTAATGATAGGTACAGTGAATCTGAGGAGGTCGTAGATATAGTAATCAAGATGCAGAACTTAATGACAATATACGACTCACTCGTTATGTGCAAATATGCCTTTACGGCAGGACTAACCGTAACCGACATAGTAAATCTACTGAAATACACAACCGGCAAGGAATACACAGTTAATAAGTTAATGGAAATGGGGGATAGAATATGGAAAATAGAGAGGTGGATAGATAATCAACTAGGAGTAACGAACAAAGACGATAAATTACCAAGGAGAATGCTAACACCGCACGCCAATAGAAATGATACAAAAGTACCATATATAGTCGAGAAGTGGTTACCAATATACTACAGAAAGAGGGGTTTAACAGAAGATGGCATTGTTAAGGAACTAGACGTATAACTATCCGGTTGTAGATAGTGTACCACCGATGATTAGCATTATGGTCCAGAAACAGAAGGCGTTAGTTTAAGAATATCAGGTGCATGAGTGATTTAGGTTGACTTAGCGGCCTTTACAGTATTCCCTTAAAATCTTCATTAGTGCTATTCCGTCTTCACTTCCATAGCCTTTACTACTGGCCATTATGTAGAACTGAATGGCAAGACTAGCCATGGGTAATGGACAATTAATGTTTTTAGCAGACTCGAGTGTGTACATTAAATCCTTTATTATGAAGTCCACTGGGAAGTATGCCGAGTAATCCTCCTTAAGGATCTTCTCACGCCTTGCATCAAACCAATAATTATAGGCTGCTGTATCCTTGGCAGCTTTCAGAAAGTCCTCAATGCTCATACCGAACTTAGTGACAAACTGAAGGCCTTCGAGAAATACCAATAATTGTGCGAAGCCCATTGTGTTCGTTATTAGTTTAAAGGCGACAGCGGTCTCGATATTGCCCATATAGTAGATTTTACCTGATGATAGGTCCATGAGTAGTCTTTGTACGTTAGGGTTCTCAAAAATCTCCTTAGGTCCACCAACAAAGAGCGGTGTTTCTCCTCTCTCAGCTTGAGGTACGGTTAAACCCAGCATAGCTACGAGAAAACCAACACTTTTTTTACTACACTCCTCAGCAAGTTTCAGCTTGCTTGGTATATCCGTGGTGGTGGTTTCGATTGCAATTAGCCCAGGTCTAGGGGCTTTAAGGATGCCGTTCTCACCAAGATAAACGTTAAGCATGTCCTCGGATTTAGGTACATTAGTCAGCAGTACATCCACAATCGAGGCCATCTCGGCAGGTGAGGACGTGCCTTTGGACCCAAGTTTGGCGAAATCCTCAATCTTAGACTTAACAAGGTCATAGACATAAAGTTCATATCCCTTCCTGAGTAAATTTCTAGCCATTGCGCCACCCATTCTACCTAAGCCTATGATACCTACCTTAATCATAGTAAGTCATTTACTCTTTATTATTTATTTTAAATATTGTATATTACAGGTAAATAAAAATATTATGTCCTAGCATTGTTAACATACGTACTAATGATCTTTTTAAGGGCGTTTCTTAGATGAATATTTACCGTGGCTTTACTCATATTGAATTCCTTCGCTAAGTTGTTTAGATTTGTGCTTCTTGGATAGTTGAAAAAGCCATCATGGTATGCCTTAAGAAGTATTTTCCTTTCGATATCGGTTAATTCATACATAGGTGATGTAAAAATTACTGATTTAACTGATCTAGGTACCTTAGAGACATTAAATGTTATAATCCTACCATAATTATTAAATTTGTCATAAAGATCTTTAAACATTGCAGAGGAATATTCGTAATCCTTTGTAAAGAAATATGCCGTAAAGTCCTTAACTCCATCTTTAACGTAAGAACTCACTACGATACCTCCTTGTTCAAGTATTAGGTATTTTAACATTCCATTTATGTCGCCTAAGAATGTTATTTCATAGTTTCTATTGTTTAATTTATTTACAGAAACTACGTCAATTATATTCTTTAAATTTCTAAATCTTCTAATAAATGATTTGATAACGTCATTTTTCCTACTGCCTACGGAAATAACTTCAAAGCTATAGCCCCTTTCCCTATAAGGGTAGTAATATTGCATTACGGTCATTAATCCTTCGTAATCCTTAGTGTAATAACTCCAGTCATCAAAATGCTCAATTCGAACATAGAGCCTAACCAGTTTCATGGACCCGCATTATAAATACTTTATTAAAATCAATTTAAATTTTATCCGGTAATTAATTTTAAGTTTAAGATTTAATGTTGGCTATTTAGATCATGAAGCCTTTGCCTCTTCTGTAAGTTCTGGTGGGTGATATGTACGTGCATCATATCCAATTATTAAGCCAAGTATTGCCGTTAATATGGCATATATTGATAAAGCAAATAGCGTTCCGGATACGCCGATCATGGCGAACCACGTGGGTGCCCAGAATGAGCCAACCACAGCGGCTAGCTTTACGAAGAAGTAGCCCCAACCAGCTGCTGTACCTCTCTCGCGTGCTCCAAAGAATGCGTTTATTGATGTCATGCCTTGGCTGGCAGGTCCTATTACGTGGAAGAAGAAGAATGTTGATGCCCATAGCACAACTAACCAGAGCGGCCAATGATACTTTAGCGTTAGTCCCAGTAATGCCATTGAAATACCTGTCATGAATGCGCCCATTACATATTGAGCCTTAGTACCTATCCTGGGCGTTAAATATGCCGTTAATATTCCTGCAACGACACCAGCACCATAGAAAATAGCCGACGCCTCTATGGTTGCTAACGGTCCTGCCAACTTAAATGTTAATAATATATAAGGTAGGTAAAAGCCCCATGAGTAAAACTCAAAACCTTGTTCATAATTACCATTGAAGCTATAGACGAGTTCCCTCCACTTACTCCTCCTAAATATACTGAATGCGCTCCTAAGGCTCCTTGCAACCTTTCTCAATTCTACGTCTACATCGGGTACATCTGGAAGATCTATGCCATAGGTTTGCTTCAAAATTCTCTTGGCTGTGGCTAACTTACCTTGATATGCAAGCCAAAGAACAGATTCAGGAATCCTAGCTCGAAGCATCAGAACTATGAAGGCGAAGACACCGCCTAAGATCATTATTATTCTCCACATTATTGGATGCGTCAAAGAATGCAGTATGAAATAAAGAGGTAAGACAATAAATGCTATCGTAACAAGGTACATAAGGTACCACTGAAGCTGCCATAAGTTC
This is a stretch of genomic DNA from Vulcanisaeta moutnovskia 768-28. It encodes these proteins:
- a CDS encoding helix-turn-helix domain-containing protein — encoded protein: MKLVRLYVRIEHFDDWSYYTKDYEGLMTVMQYYYPYRERGYSFEVISVGSRKNDVIKSFIRRFRNLKNIIDVVSVNKLNNRNYEITFLGDINGMLKYLILEQGGIVVSSYVKDGVKDFTAYFFTKDYEYSSAMFKDLYDKFNNYGRIITFNVSKVPRSVKSVIFTSPMYELTDIERKILLKAYHDGFFNYPRSTNLNNLAKEFNMSKATVNIHLRNALKKIISTYVNNART
- a CDS encoding MFS transporter encodes the protein MSGTYSKEEIERGIAKIYETVLSTKNVTARYIVILALASLWIDAYDFAAFTFATAAFKATFPWMSTYLFGLSIAAIQIGATVGAIIGGWLTDRIGRRNMFILNMILFTVMAIGAGLAPDPYTFTVFRILLGFALGADTATGFTYIFEYLEKQQRLFWSNLWQLQWYLMYLVTIAFIVLPLYFILHSLTHPIMWRIIMILGGVFAFIVLMLRARIPESVLWLAYQGKLATAKRILKQTYGIDLPDVPDVDVELRKVARSLRSAFSIFRRSKWRELVYSFNGNYEQGFEFYSWGFYLPYILLTFKLAGPLATIEASAIFYGAGVVAGILTAYLTPRIGTKAQYVMGAFMTGISMALLGLTLKYHWPLWLVVLWASTFFFFHVIGPASQGMTSINAFFGARERGTAAGWGYFFVKLAAVVGSFWAPTWFAMIGVSGTLFALSIYAILTAILGLIIGYDARTYHPPELTEEAKAS